In the Leptospira limi genome, one interval contains:
- a CDS encoding PhoH family protein, whose translation MDESFTFQEESLYQTVCGISDSKLPLWESRLNVKLIPRGKSLIIQGSEDHVQVALDTFQKVEENFKRRPDKSEYSFFDIDYLVNKVKDSSGGWPTPGSSDFQKEGESWTPKDKIFVTFKGKPIFPRTKNQESFVDSLHKNYITIAMGPAGTGKTFLSIATACRMMQTGEVDRLILTRPAVEAGENLGFLPGDLTQKVNPYLRPIYDALHECIGFEKTSEYLQVGKIEIAPIAFMRGRTLSHSFIILDEAQNCTLPQLKMFLTRFGKNSKMAISGDATQIDLAHGRSGLEKTVYTLRNLNGIETIFFGREDITRHPIVESIVRRFEENESLFNKKQ comes from the coding sequence ATGGATGAAAGTTTTACATTCCAGGAAGAATCCCTCTACCAAACGGTCTGTGGGATTAGCGACAGCAAACTCCCGTTATGGGAAAGCAGACTGAATGTAAAACTCATCCCCCGAGGAAAATCTCTCATCATCCAAGGGAGTGAAGACCACGTACAAGTGGCCCTTGACACCTTTCAGAAAGTAGAAGAAAACTTCAAACGAAGACCTGACAAATCCGAATATTCTTTTTTTGACATCGATTACTTGGTGAATAAGGTAAAAGATTCAAGTGGTGGATGGCCAACACCTGGTTCCTCTGACTTCCAAAAGGAAGGAGAATCTTGGACACCGAAAGACAAAATTTTTGTTACCTTCAAAGGAAAACCAATTTTTCCAAGGACCAAAAACCAAGAAAGTTTTGTCGATAGCCTTCATAAAAACTACATCACCATTGCCATGGGACCTGCGGGAACAGGAAAAACCTTTTTGTCCATCGCCACAGCTTGTCGTATGATGCAAACGGGAGAAGTGGACAGGCTCATCCTCACAAGGCCTGCTGTGGAAGCAGGAGAAAACTTGGGTTTTTTACCTGGTGACCTGACACAAAAAGTAAACCCGTATTTACGTCCCATCTATGATGCGTTACACGAATGTATCGGTTTCGAAAAAACAAGTGAATACTTACAAGTGGGTAAAATTGAAATTGCACCGATTGCCTTTATGAGAGGCCGAACCCTTTCCCATTCCTTTATCATTTTAGATGAAGCCCAAAACTGTACTTTGCCACAACTTAAAATGTTCCTCACTCGGTTTGGGAAAAATTCCAAAATGGCAATTTCGGGAGATGCCACACAAATTGACCTTGCCCATGGTCGGTCAGGCCTTGAAAAAACAGTTTACACTCTTCGAAATTTGAATGGAATAGAGACAATTTTTTTCGGAAGGGAAGACATTACCCGTCACCCGATTGTGGAATCGATTGTCCGACGATTTGAAGAAAACGAAAGCTTATTTAACAAAAAACAATGA
- the recO gene encoding DNA repair protein RecO, with protein sequence MAIRKETGIIIQSKDIGDSDRMISLAGESQVRMNFISKGIRKSKRRAIISTEIGCLVEVDFYDQAEKDWKSTKEIHLIKRFDELKSDYIGTLFVLYMTELTSHLYPEGESHPFLFQLLSGSLESSNTNGFRKEILPFFKIRALTHMGHFPSEFYCHTCGEEVLTKSKAYFSVDSREFLCSDCHPISKDHLPVLKLFHTMLSKKFSNVLAIFPREFEYREGDMILNQFIRSLFGKELKSYFEFYRTIGDL encoded by the coding sequence ATGGCAATACGAAAAGAAACAGGAATCATCATCCAAAGTAAAGACATCGGTGATAGTGACCGAATGATTAGTCTTGCCGGGGAATCCCAAGTGCGGATGAATTTTATCAGTAAAGGGATTCGTAAATCCAAACGACGTGCTATCATTTCAACAGAAATAGGTTGTTTAGTGGAAGTGGATTTTTACGACCAAGCAGAGAAGGACTGGAAATCGACAAAAGAAATCCATTTGATCAAACGTTTTGATGAACTAAAGTCTGATTATATTGGAACCCTTTTTGTTTTGTACATGACGGAACTTACTTCTCATTTGTATCCCGAAGGGGAAAGTCATCCTTTTTTATTCCAGTTACTTTCTGGGAGTTTGGAATCAAGTAATACAAATGGTTTTCGAAAGGAAATTTTGCCATTTTTTAAAATCAGAGCACTTACTCATATGGGACATTTCCCTTCGGAATTTTATTGCCATACTTGCGGGGAGGAAGTCCTCACAAAATCCAAGGCTTATTTTTCTGTTGATTCCCGAGAATTTTTGTGTTCGGATTGCCATCCCATTTCCAAAGATCATTTGCCTGTTTTAAAACTATTTCATACAATGTTATCTAAGAAATTTTCAAATGTTTTGGCTATTTTTCCGAGAGAGTTTGAATACAGAGAAGGTGATATGATCCTGAATCAATTTATCCGTTCCCTTTTTGGAAAAGAATTAAAATCTTATTTTGAGTTTTATCGAACGATTGGGGATTTATGA
- the aspS gene encoding aspartate--tRNA ligase → MNHWVTSEYKNRISATSVSDASVGKTLFLSGWAFRYRDQGGVIFIDLRDRSGILQIVARKEILGDDFSKVEKIRSEYVIAVKGKLSLRDAESINPKMETGKYELIAESIEILNTSKTPPFTLDEFDPSGEEIRLKYRYLDMRREELRDRLVWRHKLTFALREYLDQHSFLEIETPILNKSTPEGARDFLVPSRLNAGEFYALPQSPQLFKQILMIGGMERYFQIVKCFRDEDLRADRQPEFTQLDMEFSFVTEEDIRREIEAMWAYALKKVFQLEVNAPFMTMPYHVAMEEYGSDKPDIRFGMKLVNVSELVKSCDFQVFTGAIAGGGVVKAISVPGGSTISRKEIEDLTAWLSRDFRAKGLAYMKHGANGLESTITKRFTPETLEAIAKAVGSKEGDMVFFGADSSKIVNASLGALRLKLSEKYDPPKVPYSFHWVVDFPMFELDETTKTWTFLHHPFTSPKEEDFQKLRDWKAGKEVDLSSIGAKAYDLVLNGTEIGGGSIRIHNPEIQSLVLEAIGIGEEDAKSKFGFLLDALSFGAPPHGGIAFGVDRIMMLLTGGTSIRDVIAFPKTQKGTCMMSEAPGPVEAKQLEELKLRVVTI, encoded by the coding sequence TTGAATCACTGGGTAACATCAGAATACAAAAATAGAATTAGCGCAACGAGTGTCTCAGATGCTTCGGTTGGTAAAACATTATTCCTATCAGGTTGGGCTTTCCGTTACCGCGACCAAGGGGGGGTGATCTTCATCGACCTTAGGGATCGTTCTGGAATTTTACAAATTGTTGCAAGAAAAGAAATCTTGGGAGATGACTTTTCCAAAGTCGAAAAAATTCGTTCTGAGTATGTGATTGCCGTCAAAGGAAAACTTTCCCTTCGTGATGCAGAATCCATCAATCCCAAAATGGAAACTGGGAAATATGAACTCATTGCTGAGTCTATTGAAATCTTAAATACATCCAAAACTCCTCCATTTACTTTAGATGAGTTTGATCCATCGGGCGAAGAAATTCGTTTGAAGTATCGTTACCTGGATATGCGCCGTGAGGAACTTCGGGATCGTTTGGTATGGCGACACAAACTAACTTTTGCTCTGCGAGAATACTTGGACCAACATTCCTTTTTGGAAATCGAAACTCCCATTCTCAATAAATCCACTCCCGAAGGAGCCCGTGACTTTCTTGTGCCTTCTCGTTTGAATGCTGGTGAGTTTTATGCACTCCCACAATCACCACAACTTTTCAAACAGATCCTCATGATTGGGGGGATGGAACGATACTTCCAAATCGTAAAATGTTTTCGGGATGAAGACTTACGTGCGGACCGCCAACCTGAATTCACTCAGTTAGATATGGAATTTTCTTTTGTTACGGAAGAAGACATCCGTCGTGAAATCGAAGCTATGTGGGCATATGCTTTAAAAAAAGTATTCCAATTAGAAGTAAACGCACCCTTTATGACCATGCCTTACCATGTGGCGATGGAAGAATACGGGTCCGACAAACCAGACATTCGGTTCGGAATGAAACTTGTGAATGTATCGGAACTTGTGAAATCATGTGACTTTCAAGTGTTCACGGGTGCCATCGCTGGTGGTGGTGTGGTGAAAGCCATTTCTGTACCTGGTGGTTCTACCATCTCACGAAAAGAAATTGAAGACCTCACTGCATGGCTTTCTCGGGACTTTCGTGCCAAAGGACTTGCTTACATGAAACATGGAGCAAACGGACTCGAATCAACGATCACAAAACGTTTCACTCCTGAAACCTTAGAGGCCATCGCAAAAGCAGTTGGTTCCAAAGAAGGGGATATGGTATTTTTTGGGGCAGATTCGTCTAAGATTGTGAATGCCTCTCTTGGTGCTTTACGTTTGAAATTATCAGAAAAATACGATCCACCTAAGGTCCCTTATAGTTTCCATTGGGTAGTTGATTTTCCTATGTTTGAGTTGGATGAAACCACAAAAACTTGGACCTTCCTCCACCACCCATTCACATCTCCGAAAGAAGAAGACTTCCAAAAACTAAGAGATTGGAAAGCTGGGAAAGAAGTTGACCTTTCTTCGATTGGTGCGAAAGCATATGATCTAGTTTTGAATGGAACAGAAATTGGTGGTGGTTCGATTCGTATTCACAACCCAGAAATCCAAAGCCTCGTACTTGAGGCAATTGGGATTGGAGAAGAAGATGCAAAATCCAAGTTTGGATTTTTACTTGATGCGTTATCGTTCGGTGCTCCTCCTCATGGTGGGATTGCCTTTGGTGTGGACCGCATCATGATGTTACTCACAGGTGGCACTTCCATCCGTGATGTGATTGCCTTTCCAAAAACTCAAAAAGGAACTTGTATGATGAGTGAAGCTCCAGGTCCAGTGGAAGCAAAACAATTAGAAGAACTCAAACTCAGGGTAGTCACAATTTAG
- the rpsF gene encoding 30S ribosomal protein S6, with protein MRNYEITNILREGNVEETKSAVKELLSKYNFTIQGEEDWGSKRLWHPVGQDEQGHFILTKCSGSPAEVIKIEHEFKLNGNILKTLVIRANG; from the coding sequence ATGAGAAACTACGAAATCACGAATATTCTTCGTGAAGGGAATGTAGAAGAGACGAAGTCTGCCGTTAAGGAACTTCTCTCTAAATACAACTTCACGATCCAAGGCGAAGAGGATTGGGGTTCTAAAAGACTCTGGCATCCCGTTGGACAAGACGAACAAGGTCACTTTATACTCACTAAGTGTTCTGGATCTCCCGCAGAAGTTATCAAGATTGAGCATGAATTTAAACTCAATGGCAACATCTTAAAAACCCTCGTAATTAGGGCAAATGGCTAA
- a CDS encoding CapA family protein, with translation MKHKFFVSLLLFPILLFSADFPEHLEDPLELPIKYLYQFQTETGESLQISNSTKLWFGGDVMFNWGVRDSMRSEDVFFPFRSFFHYLDQFDFRFINLETPILHKAPTADQRKSYVFYGERRDLTVLRALGINGVFLGNNHTMDFGENGLFETLDLLDEFKILHTGAGKNTDHALLPILVKKGNTEFRLFSFSDTGETRLFSGTNSPGAAYFRVATAERIIKKTKPGQVNVLSVHWGVEYNPTPMDTERNAAKYLVNAGYKVIIGHHPHVPQGIEVFPKGIVVYSLGNFFFGSKNQYLKHNISVVTHFDGDKLLFVEVIPVFGKHQNLPGDHYFFPLGPKEAETFLKEYAILCKQLGTELVISGGRGYVFFEKELKAKLKP, from the coding sequence ATGAAACATAAGTTTTTTGTTTCGCTTCTATTATTTCCGATCCTTCTTTTTTCTGCGGATTTTCCAGAACATTTGGAAGATCCATTGGAATTACCAATCAAATACTTATATCAGTTTCAAACAGAAACTGGTGAGTCTCTACAAATTTCAAACTCCACTAAACTTTGGTTTGGTGGTGATGTGATGTTCAATTGGGGAGTTCGAGATTCCATGCGTTCTGAGGATGTGTTTTTTCCCTTTCGGAGTTTTTTTCATTACCTCGACCAATTTGACTTTCGCTTTATCAATTTAGAAACACCTATATTACACAAAGCACCTACAGCAGACCAAAGAAAATCCTATGTGTTTTATGGGGAAAGAAGGGATCTTACTGTCTTACGTGCTCTCGGCATCAATGGAGTTTTCCTTGGAAACAATCATACAATGGATTTTGGTGAAAATGGACTTTTTGAAACCTTAGATCTGTTAGATGAATTTAAAATCCTCCATACAGGTGCAGGGAAAAACACCGACCATGCGCTGTTACCTATCCTTGTGAAAAAGGGAAATACCGAATTTCGATTGTTTTCCTTTTCTGATACAGGTGAAACCAGGTTATTTTCTGGAACCAATTCCCCAGGTGCCGCTTATTTCCGTGTGGCCACAGCAGAAAGGATCATCAAAAAAACAAAACCTGGGCAAGTGAATGTATTATCTGTACATTGGGGAGTGGAATACAATCCCACACCCATGGACACGGAACGAAATGCTGCTAAATATTTGGTGAATGCTGGTTATAAGGTGATCATTGGCCACCATCCCCATGTGCCGCAAGGGATCGAGGTATTCCCTAAAGGGATTGTGGTGTATTCACTTGGTAATTTTTTCTTTGGATCCAAAAACCAATACTTAAAACACAATATTTCTGTTGTGACTCATTTTGATGGCGACAAACTTTTGTTTGTGGAAGTGATTCCTGTGTTTGGAAAACACCAAAACCTCCCAGGGGATCATTACTTTTTTCCATTGGGTCCAAAAGAAGCAGAAACGTTTTTAAAAGAATATGCCATTCTTTGTAAACAACTGGGAACAGAACTTGTGATTTCAGGGGGAAGGGGTTATGTTTTTTTTGAAAAGGAACTAAAAGCCAAACTGAAACCGTAG
- the rplI gene encoding 50S ribosomal protein L9, with protein MKVVLQKDVLNLGDAGDVKEVADGYARNFLIPRRLAVRANDGNTKAAIHQKRLAELKRDKRVKVMKELSSSIDGKTYEVKVKVGENDKLFGSVTANDIALAIKNTGVELDKRKLDLGEPIKSVGEFKIKVRLAEGVVPQIVVKVVGQA; from the coding sequence ATGAAAGTTGTATTACAAAAAGACGTATTAAATCTTGGTGATGCTGGGGATGTAAAAGAAGTTGCTGATGGTTATGCACGTAACTTCCTCATTCCAAGAAGACTTGCCGTACGTGCAAACGACGGAAACACAAAAGCAGCTATCCACCAAAAAAGACTCGCTGAATTAAAACGTGACAAACGTGTAAAGGTGATGAAAGAACTTTCTTCTTCGATTGATGGTAAAACATACGAAGTGAAAGTGAAAGTGGGTGAGAACGACAAACTTTTTGGTTCTGTAACAGCGAATGATATTGCTCTTGCAATTAAAAACACTGGAGTAGAGCTCGACAAACGTAAGTTAGATTTAGGCGAACCAATCAAATCGGTTGGTGAGTTCAAGATCAAAGTTCGTTTGGCTGAAGGTGTTGTGCCTCAAATCGTAGTGAAAGTCGTCGGCCAAGCATAG
- a CDS encoding single-stranded DNA-binding protein, translating into MANDLNKVLLIGRMTRDPEFKSVNGSSVVNFSIANNRVYVTNGEKKEETHYFDCVAWGRLADILKQYAGKGKQVAIEGRLQQQSWETPEGKKASKIRVYVETAQLLGGQGQGGGSGDRSDSSNSYDSGVSSGYDDYPAGDDDIPF; encoded by the coding sequence ATGGCTAACGATCTAAACAAAGTACTACTCATCGGTCGTATGACTCGTGATCCGGAATTTAAATCGGTGAACGGGAGTTCTGTTGTCAATTTTTCAATTGCAAATAACAGAGTTTATGTGACGAACGGCGAAAAAAAAGAGGAAACTCATTATTTCGACTGTGTTGCATGGGGCCGACTTGCTGACATTTTAAAACAATATGCAGGCAAGGGTAAACAAGTAGCAATCGAAGGTAGACTCCAACAACAGTCATGGGAAACTCCTGAAGGCAAAAAAGCCTCAAAGATCCGCGTATATGTCGAGACCGCACAACTATTAGGTGGTCAAGGACAAGGTGGTGGATCCGGAGACCGATCTGACAGTTCCAATTCTTATGATTCCGGCGTAAGTAGTGGTTATGATGATTATCCAGCCGGTGATGACGACATTCCTTTTTGA
- the rpsR gene encoding 30S ribosomal protein S18 — MDDDEKGGFRGKDGEGKFGRKNAKYKKKVCKFCADKALLAGLDYKRVDILERFVTNRGKIIPRRITGTCGKHQRALAREIRKSRSIGLLPFKVL; from the coding sequence ATGGATGACGACGAAAAAGGTGGTTTCCGTGGTAAAGACGGAGAAGGTAAGTTCGGTCGTAAAAACGCAAAATACAAAAAGAAAGTATGTAAGTTCTGCGCTGACAAAGCGTTACTTGCAGGTCTTGATTACAAACGAGTTGATATCTTAGAAAGATTTGTTACCAACCGTGGTAAAATCATTCCAAGAAGGATCACAGGAACTTGTGGCAAACACCAAAGAGCCCTTGCTCGTGAAATCAGAAAATCCAGATCCATCGGTTTATTACCGTTTAAAGTTCTGTAG
- the ybeY gene encoding rRNA maturation RNase YbeY, giving the protein MNPKLQVFTNWNDETDQEEIDPELVIQNCELILQHMAPKFLHSLELSVFVVNDQMMLEINEERRGKPKTTDVLSFPLFDESLKIPVQILGEVVISMETCKKQAIEIGHSVIDEFYRLLVHGILHLFGYDHETNEADAVLMRKMEDECLDLVFAT; this is encoded by the coding sequence ATGAATCCTAAACTTCAGGTTTTCACAAATTGGAATGACGAAACAGACCAAGAGGAAATCGATCCAGAGTTAGTCATCCAAAACTGTGAACTCATTTTGCAGCACATGGCTCCCAAATTTTTACATTCGTTGGAACTTTCCGTGTTCGTTGTGAATGACCAAATGATGTTAGAAATTAATGAGGAACGTCGAGGAAAACCAAAAACAACAGATGTGTTGTCGTTTCCATTGTTTGACGAATCATTAAAAATTCCGGTCCAAATTTTAGGCGAAGTTGTGATTTCTATGGAGACATGCAAAAAACAAGCAATTGAAATAGGTCATTCAGTTATTGATGAATTTTATCGTTTGCTTGTGCATGGGATCTTACATCTATTTGGTTATGATCATGAAACTAATGAAGCGGATGCTGTTTTAATGAGAAAAATGGAAGATGAATGTTTGGATTTGGTATTTGCAACGTAA
- the dnaB gene encoding replicative DNA helicase, protein MNSNPLQEIESEKNLIGYLLMRGVAGQEDLGLSPEDFYMDTHRRVFEAVTDLINEGTNIDLVTVTNQMREKRLFKDESRDLEYITSLYKDTVPFQPLDYYVRRVKRVSDRRKYVEALNQAIDKVKIEPGENDSVFSLVEQSLMDISRQERSKGLRKVKDDANALIDYIKNVVAASQNGTGGINGLKTHFTGLDMATTGLKSHELMILAARPGNGKTTFALNIAANAALKERKTVVIFSLEMSRIELLLKLISADARIDSYALKAGTLTSAQMTQLKDSIGNITSASLYIDDSGYLTIQEFSARLRQLRTTEEVGLVIVDYLQLMSDPKAAMGGRQQEVANISRGLKQMAREVGCPIIALSQMNRSIENRSKDQRPQLSDLRESGAIEQDADIVCFIYREEMVKPPEELDPNKRGMAEIIIAKNRAGATADFPLMFNPKISRFDNVPL, encoded by the coding sequence ATGAATTCTAACCCCCTTCAGGAGATAGAGTCTGAGAAGAACTTAATCGGTTACCTACTCATGCGAGGGGTAGCCGGGCAGGAAGACTTAGGTCTAAGCCCAGAAGACTTTTACATGGATACCCATAGAAGAGTCTTTGAAGCAGTCACAGACCTTATCAATGAAGGGACAAACATTGACCTAGTTACGGTCACGAACCAAATGCGAGAAAAACGTCTATTTAAAGACGAATCTCGCGACTTGGAATACATTACCTCTCTCTATAAAGATACTGTCCCCTTTCAACCGTTAGACTATTATGTGCGTCGTGTGAAACGTGTTTCTGACAGACGGAAGTATGTCGAAGCATTAAACCAAGCCATTGACAAAGTAAAAATTGAACCTGGCGAAAACGATTCCGTTTTTAGTCTTGTGGAACAGTCCCTTATGGACATCTCTCGCCAAGAGAGATCCAAAGGTTTACGGAAAGTCAAAGACGATGCCAATGCCCTTATCGATTACATCAAAAATGTGGTGGCGGCAAGCCAAAACGGAACTGGCGGAATCAATGGTTTAAAAACACATTTTACTGGTCTTGATATGGCTACCACTGGTCTTAAGTCACACGAACTTATGATCCTTGCGGCCCGTCCAGGAAATGGGAAAACAACATTTGCTTTGAACATCGCAGCAAATGCTGCTTTGAAAGAGCGTAAAACAGTTGTTATTTTTTCGTTAGAGATGAGTCGGATCGAACTCCTTCTCAAACTCATCAGTGCTGACGCAAGGATTGATTCCTATGCTTTAAAAGCGGGAACACTCACGTCCGCACAGATGACACAATTAAAAGACAGTATTGGAAATATCACTTCGGCAAGTCTTTACATCGATGATTCAGGGTATTTGACGATCCAAGAATTTTCGGCAAGGTTACGCCAACTTCGAACCACAGAAGAAGTGGGACTTGTGATTGTGGATTACTTGCAGCTGATGAGTGATCCGAAAGCTGCGATGGGTGGACGCCAACAAGAGGTTGCCAATATTTCCAGAGGGCTCAAACAAATGGCACGGGAAGTGGGATGCCCCATCATCGCTTTATCGCAGATGAACCGTTCCATTGAAAATCGCTCCAAAGACCAAAGACCACAACTCTCCGACTTACGAGAGTCAGGTGCTATTGAGCAGGATGCGGATATTGTATGTTTTATTTATCGGGAAGAAATGGTGAAACCTCCCGAAGAGCTTGACCCAAACAAAAGGGGGATGGCTGAGATCATCATCGCCAAAAACAGAGCGGGAGCAACGGCCGATTTTCCATTGATGTTCAATCCGAAAATCAGTCGTTTCGATAACGTTCCATTATAA
- a CDS encoding HD family phosphohydrolase: MKAIFDSSMTSVTDFLTKVRPVSVVRNIQIILVSLTLLFVTYVLSIPFFGQSKVNTDPDGLFSEGKIAPETIQSVKEFSYEDIEKTNLEKQKAKSNVPFAFDKDFGVLVAGIDTNLSEDLEILRILLQEGKSNPAIVKDRIPRWRNRTNEEIQAILEYPRKDKLKNFIQQYTNLIFSKYCIVKEDLPFAKELDKAGAKIRNIGTQDHTTIIDGNLVIPRSQIYKDGPVTAVLSKLASEKLPNVSDSLLKAVSRIGLYYVYSYPACNYNPEETENARVKAASAVVVQKSRIQANEIIVRAGDVITPEVKLKLDMMNLYATRANLASIISIFLTQCVLIVIVGFYLIRYRPNRLNDLSSNLIIFFTLWIVIASIYLLSKVFYATDSDLSAVYYFGMFVPVGMLCLLLGFVYDEQLSIAIGFFLAFAVFFASRYNPTSFMLAFTVAVMSSIYGRRLLKRIDFLKAGFLLTFVQILVTTAGYLFDGREFFVSSGAGFFKDLTNSNLFRITVMCFVNGFASATAVQFLLPLYEYIFNIPTRFKLIELADTGHPLLQQLLTKAPSTYTHTFMVAALSERAAQNLNLDRLLVRVGVYFHDIGKIPNAGFFVENQHLIPKPEHIDKNNPALAAKTVIDHVLDGIEMAKKARLPREIISFIPEHHGTSTMAFFYHKALQEISSSARKNINKKDFQYPGPKPQSKETAIVMIADSLEAASRSLDEVSQESLDELIRKIINSKLAENQLDESGLTIGDLEIIKASFKEVLLSSLHQRPKYPKPEDTKALETANTKKPKS, encoded by the coding sequence ATGAAAGCGATCTTTGATTCCTCTATGACGAGTGTGACTGACTTTTTAACAAAAGTTAGACCTGTCTCTGTCGTTCGTAACATCCAAATCATTTTGGTTTCGCTTACGTTATTATTTGTGACCTATGTCCTTTCGATTCCTTTTTTTGGGCAATCCAAAGTGAATACGGATCCAGATGGTCTTTTTTCAGAAGGAAAAATTGCACCAGAAACCATCCAATCGGTAAAAGAATTTTCCTACGAAGATATCGAAAAAACCAATTTAGAAAAACAAAAAGCAAAATCGAATGTTCCCTTTGCTTTTGACAAAGATTTTGGAGTACTAGTTGCTGGGATTGACACCAATTTATCAGAAGATTTAGAAATCCTTCGGATCTTACTCCAAGAAGGAAAATCCAATCCTGCTATTGTGAAAGACCGTATCCCACGATGGCGTAATCGTACAAACGAAGAAATCCAAGCGATCTTAGAGTATCCGAGAAAAGACAAATTAAAAAACTTCATCCAACAATACACCAATCTGATATTTTCAAAGTATTGTATTGTCAAAGAAGATTTACCATTTGCGAAGGAACTAGACAAAGCAGGAGCTAAAATTCGTAACATTGGAACACAAGACCATACCACCATCATTGATGGAAATTTAGTGATTCCGCGTTCCCAAATCTACAAAGATGGGCCTGTTACTGCCGTCTTATCTAAGTTAGCCTCTGAAAAATTACCAAACGTTTCTGACTCACTTCTTAAGGCAGTTTCAAGGATTGGATTGTACTATGTGTATTCTTATCCTGCTTGTAATTATAACCCAGAAGAAACAGAAAATGCAAGGGTAAAAGCGGCAAGTGCTGTCGTTGTACAAAAAAGCAGAATCCAAGCAAATGAAATCATCGTTAGAGCAGGGGATGTCATCACTCCAGAGGTGAAGTTAAAACTGGATATGATGAATTTATATGCGACTCGGGCAAACCTTGCTTCTATCATTTCTATTTTTCTCACTCAATGTGTTCTCATCGTAATTGTAGGCTTTTATTTGATTCGTTATAGGCCAAACAGATTGAATGACCTTTCGAGTAACCTTATCATCTTTTTTACACTTTGGATTGTGATTGCTTCGATTTATTTGTTATCGAAAGTATTTTATGCAACTGACAGTGATTTGTCGGCAGTGTATTATTTTGGAATGTTTGTCCCCGTAGGAATGCTTTGTTTGTTACTTGGATTTGTTTACGACGAACAACTTTCCATAGCGATTGGGTTTTTCTTAGCCTTTGCAGTGTTTTTTGCTTCGAGATACAATCCAACTTCGTTTATGTTAGCATTCACGGTAGCTGTCATGAGTTCCATTTATGGCAGAAGGTTACTCAAACGAATCGATTTTTTAAAAGCAGGGTTTTTACTCACATTTGTTCAAATCCTTGTGACAACTGCGGGTTATCTATTTGATGGTAGAGAGTTTTTTGTATCCAGTGGTGCTGGATTTTTTAAGGATTTAACAAATTCCAATCTCTTCCGAATCACTGTGATGTGTTTCGTGAATGGATTTGCAAGTGCCACTGCGGTTCAGTTTTTACTGCCTTTGTATGAGTACATTTTTAATATCCCAACACGATTTAAGTTGATTGAACTGGCTGATACGGGCCACCCATTATTACAACAACTTCTCACCAAAGCTCCTTCTACCTATACTCATACGTTTATGGTGGCGGCACTCTCCGAAAGAGCAGCCCAAAATCTTAATTTAGATAGACTTCTTGTGCGAGTGGGAGTGTACTTCCATGACATTGGTAAAATTCCAAATGCTGGTTTTTTTGTGGAAAACCAACATTTAATCCCAAAACCAGAACACATTGATAAAAATAATCCGGCACTTGCTGCAAAAACTGTCATCGACCACGTGTTAGATGGGATTGAAATGGCGAAAAAAGCAAGGCTTCCACGGGAGATCATTAGTTTTATCCCAGAACACCATGGAACTTCCACTATGGCATTCTTTTATCATAAAGCATTACAAGAAATCTCTAGTAGCGCACGAAAAAATATAAACAAAAAAGATTTCCAATACCCAGGACCAAAACCTCAAAGTAAGGAAACTGCAATTGTGATGATTGCCGATTCATTAGAAGCTGCATCACGTTCGTTAGATGAGGTTTCTCAGGAAAGTTTGGATGAGTTAATTCGTAAAATCATCAATTCAAAATTAGCAGAGAACCAGTTAGATGAAAGTGGTCTAACTATTGGTGATTTAGAGATCATCAAAGCAAGTTTTAAAGAAGTTTTACTTTCCAGTTTACACCAAAGACCTAAATATCCGAAACCAGAAGATACAAAGGCATTGGAAACAGCGAATACTAAAAAACCAAAATCATGA